Genomic DNA from Prevotella intermedia ATCC 25611 = DSM 20706:
AGATAATTGTCTTTCTACATTGAAGCACGAAACAATGTACTATCCATCAAGAATAAGTCAGCTTATTTCCGAGAAAGACGCCGAATTGGAAACGATTGACGAGCTATCCGTATATTATAAGGAACTCTATTCTATGCTGAGTATGCAGGCTATGCACCAAGTTTCGGTTATCAAACCAGTGTATAGGCGCATAGAAGTCAGCGAACTGCTTGCCAAAAATATGGAACTTTCATCGCCGGAAATGGGAAAGTTAGCCGTCTTGGGCGATGTAGATTTACTGAAATACCTATTTGAATTGTTACAGAAACAAGATGCTAACGAACGCATCAAAGTAGATGTGGAAAGTTTATCGCCCGAATATCTAACACTCCATTTATATATGTCGCAGTTGCAACTGTCCGATGAAGCCTGTGCAAACTTATTCGTTCCAAGCATCGAGCATTCACCTTATATGATATGCAGGCAGATTGTACGCGAGAATGGAGAATTTTTCAACCGCCACCGTTGTGGAATCATCGCCCACAACACCGACAGGGGGACCACATTGAGTATAACATTATCACAAGCAAAGAAAGAACAATAAAAAGATATGGAAGATTTTAAAGTAATTATTGTTGAGGACGTACCTTTAGAACTTAAAGGAACAGAAGGCATTTTTCGTAACGAAATACCAGAAGCGCATATTATAGGTACTGCCGAAAACGAAGTAGCTTATTGGAAACTGATGAAGGCTGAGTTGCCCGATTTGGTATTGTTGGACTTAGGTTTGGGTGGTTCGACGACAATCGGCGTAGAAATTTGCCGTCAGACAAAAGAGTTATATCCCAACCTAAAGGTATTGATTTTTACGGGCGAGATATTGAACGAGAAACTATGGGTAGACGTTTTAGATGCTGGAGCTGACGGAATTTGCCTGAAAAGTGGGGAACTTCTCACACGAGGCGATGTGTCAAGCGTTATGAGTGGAAAACGTTTGGTTTTCAATCAGCCTATTTTGCAAAAGATAGTAGAGAAGTTTAAATACAGCATTAACAACCAATTGATGCGCCAAGAGGCATTAATCGACTACGAAATAGACGAGTACGACGAGCGTTTCCTGCGCCATTTGGCTTTGGGTTACACCAAGGAACAGATTACAAATCTGCGTGGTATGCCTTTCGGGGTAAAGAGTTTGGAAAAACGCCAGAACGAACTCGTGCAGAAACTATTTGGCGACGACCGTAGAGGACAGAGTGTTAATGCTACTCGTTTGGTAGTGCGTGCGTTGGAATTACGGATTATAGACATAGACAACTTGTATTCAGATGAAGAATAAGTATGGAATTATAGCATTGGGCTTAATGATGATGCAGTTGCTAACCGTGTTTGGTTCATGGTTGGTAACTGCAGCATTCCCCGATGTCAATATTAATTCTTTACTCAGCGGCAGGGGCTTTCGATGGTTTGTAGGGCAGTTTACGAACAATCTGAAGAGTGATATGCTTGTGTGGCTGTTACTTTTTTCTATTGCTTGGGGCGTCTATAAAACAAGCGGACTCCACGATATGTTATGTAAATTGATATGCAGGAAAAATAAGTTTGCCGATTTCCGTTATAGAGAGAGGGTAGGGATAAGGCTTGCCTTGTTCGATTTCGTATTCTTCATAGCATTGAGCATCATCTTCACGATGTTGCCCGAATCCCCTTTGCTAAGTGTTACAGGAAGTCTGTTCCCCAGCAGTTTCTCTTTAGGACTTATTCCAGCCCTGTCTTCCATCGTCATTGTTTCTTCTTTATCGTATGGCGTTGCGTGCGGAAAACTGAAAACCCTGTCGGAAGCGTACGACTCTATTTCAAGTGGTTTGGTTTTTTGCAGCAAACTGTTTCCTATGTATATTTTAGTTGTTCAACTATTTTATATGATAGCCTACGTATTCAATTTGAACCTATCAATATATTAATATGGTATAAACGATTGTGCTTCCAATAAACAGTAATACTTGTCAGTGCTCGTTTTTCTAATTTTTTTGCTTCTTGGTTCATACACCATTATAATTTCGTTTATAGGGTATTGAATTTACCTTTTTTGCTCAATGCAGATGCTGGAAATAACTCTTACATTGTAAAGATAATTCTGAAGAAAAACGATAATTTCGATTTAGCATTGCGAAAGCGCCTGTTTTGCACGGTAAAAGCGTAGGTTTTGCATCGCAAAACAGCCGCTTTTGGAATGTAAAACAATAGCTTTTATAACGTGTTGATAATTAATGTATTACACAATAGTAAACCCTGTGAAAAATATTTACACTCTTTTTGTCTTCTTTTTCCCTATTAAATAACTTATTTACTAAAGTTTTACTCTTCATTGTCTACTCGGTTCTCCATAGCAAAAAATCTTCTGCGTTTTCAGTACAACAATACCATATAAAAACAGTGAAAACACTAAAATGAAGCCAAAGCAAGAATAAAATATGAAGTTTTTGTATTTGTATAACTTCCTCAAAACTACCAATATAGTTGAGAAAGCAGTTTTTATCCATAAAGAAAGTATGAAAAAAAGCGTAGTAAAATTTGGAGGAATAAAAAGAATACAGTACCTTTGCACTCGCAAATCAGAAATAGAGTAATCTATGAAGATAGCAGCGGGGTGTAGCGCAGCCCGGTAGCGCGCCTGGTTTGGGACCAGGTGGTCGCAGGTTCGAATCCTGTCGCCCCGACTATTTAAAGCATTTGGTGAAATGTTTGTTTTGCGGAAATAGCTCAGTTGGTAGAGCACAACCTTGCCAAGGTTGGGGTCGCGAGTTCGAGTCTCGTTTTCCGCTCTTTTTTGAAATATTGGTATAAGTAGATAGAGACCTGTTCTCAAAATGCCCAGGTGGCGGAATTGGTAGACGCGCACGTTTCAGGTGCGTGTGTTTATACGTGCAGGTTCGAGTCCTGTTCTGGGCACTACTACTTATATAGCAAAATACTTGGAGAGGTGGCGGAATTGGTAGACGCGCTACTTTGAGGGGGTAGTGAAAATTGCTTCGTGGGAGTTCGAGTCTCCTCCTCTTCACTTAATAAGAGAAATCTTATTTGTTTTGCGGAAATAGCTCAGTTGGTAGAGCACAACCTTGCCAAGGTTGGGGTCGCGAGTTCGAGTCTCGTTTTCCGCTCTTATTTTAGAGAAACATACTAACACCGACTAAATGAATTTATACTTAAGATATTTCGATAACGAAACATTAGCATATAATGTTGAAGAAGCTTTAGATTTTTTAGCATCAATTCCTGATATTCAGCTCACACCTGAATTGGAAGACGATATACGTTTATATGCCGAAAGCGATGTTTACTATCCAAAGCGTTACAAAGTACGCCCACGTATTTATTTCATTATCATTAAGACCGAAGCTGAAACAATGCTCGATTTCAAGCAGAAAAAAGCTGTAAGAACGGGTGGGGTGGCATTGAAGAAAG
This window encodes:
- a CDS encoding DUF5932 domain-containing protein, which gives rise to MEDFKVIIVEDVPLELKGTEGIFRNEIPEAHIIGTAENEVAYWKLMKAELPDLVLLDLGLGGSTTIGVEICRQTKELYPNLKVLIFTGEILNEKLWVDVLDAGADGICLKSGELLTRGDVSSVMSGKRLVFNQPILQKIVEKFKYSINNQLMRQEALIDYEIDEYDERFLRHLALGYTKEQITNLRGMPFGVKSLEKRQNELVQKLFGDDRRGQSVNATRLVVRALELRIIDIDNLYSDEE